One genomic window of Punica granatum isolate Tunisia-2019 chromosome 1, ASM765513v2, whole genome shotgun sequence includes the following:
- the LOC116193272 gene encoding nudix hydrolase 8-like yields the protein MELKMLVGSNSMSMFGSSEVSVPTGTRACLSSVLGFRDILSVRSSPGQLCYSCRGGYPVKCSYSRTSNNAELSNGSMSPSKFVSDSCSYHINGTNGTSSRAYAPNGASSRAYVQELSILDACDDEYGGVVVNADNLPLKPNAFASRLCSSLSHWRKTGKKGIWLKLPVEFAEFVPIAVKEGFEYHHAERGYVMLTYWIPEGPCLLPANASHQVGVGGFVINENNEVLVVQERYCTPTFAGLWKLPTGFILESEEIFEGAVREVKEETGIDSEFVEVIAFRHAHNVAFEKSDLFFICMLKPVSTKIMVDDHEIQAAKWMPLVDFVEQPLIQGDKMFKKIIDICIARLGRRYCGLHPHQVISKFDGKESTLYYNVVETIDANCEANSSS from the exons ATGGAGCTGAAGATGCTGGTCGGTTCCAACTCCATGTCCATGTTTGGCTCCTCTGAGGTCTCAGTCCCAACAGGGACAAGAGCCTGCTTGAGCTCTGTTCTTGGTTTCAGGGACATTCTGAGTGTCAGATCCTCTCCTGGGCAGCTCTGTTACTCCTGCCGAG GTGGCTATCCTGTGAAATGCTCGTATTCGAGGACATCGAACAACGCAGAACTCTCAAATGGATCAATGAGTCCAAGTAAGTTCGTGTCAGACTCCTGCTCATACCATATCAATGGAACCAATGGCACAAGCTCGAGGGCCTATGCGCCCAATGGCGCAAGCTCGAGGGCATATGTGCAAGAACTGAGTATACTCGATGCCTGTGATGATGAATACGGGGGAGTCGTGGTTAATGCCGATAATTTACCGCTCAAACCAAATGCTTTTGCCTCGCGTCTTTGTTCCTCCCTTTCTCACTGGCGAAAGACG GGGAAGAAAGGGATATGGTTAAAGTTGCCTGTGGAATTTGCTGAGTTTGTTCCCATTGCCGTGAAG GAAGGATTCGAGTACCATCATGCTGAGAGAGGATACGTGATGTTAACTTACTGGATTCCTGAAGGGCCCTGCTTGCTCCCTGCCAATGCTTCTCATCAAGTGGGTGTTGGCGGTTTTGTTATAAATGAGAATAATGAG GTTCTCGTAGTGCAAGAGAGATACTGCACTCCTACTTTTGCTGGTCTGTGGAAATTGCCGACGGGATTCATTCTCGAG TCAGAGGAGATATTCGAAGGAGCAGTCAGAGAAGTCAAGGAGGAAACCGGT ATTGATTCCGAGTTTGTGGAAGTAATTGCCTTCAG ACATGCTCACAACGTGGCATTCGAGAAGTCAGACCTGTTCTTCATTTGTATGCTGAAACCAGTATCAACAAAAATCATGGTGGATGATCATGAAATTCAAGCTGCAAAG TGGATGCCGCTCGTGGATTTTGTTGAGCAGCCGCTAATCCAAGGGGACAAGATGttcaagaaaataattgaCATCTGCATCGCCCGTCTTGGAAGGAGATACTGTGGGCTGCATCCTCACCAAGTGATCTCAAAGTTTGACGGGAAAGAATCTACATTGTATTACAACGTCGTTGAGACCATAGACGCGAACTGTGAAGCCAACTCAAGCTCGTGA
- the LOC116198575 gene encoding putative RING-H2 finger protein ATL21A produces the protein MIKLPSHGELVVKSISYRDRELDLLDPGNCVQEVFLNLNLSHTPFMYYYSLKSYNYINCSKPVVPRKYSSPEIPCLSGPGYHVYSVRNSPSSVAVNQYRSSSCRLVKTVEIPFPYSPYLSDSSFGLRLNWESTGSCKTCTGIGNRGGEGGLLINQTTTALSITIVILFTMATVIWVKIHKYMEQDENAVNAEKLLDDGKSRTIIAG, from the exons ATGATCAAGCTCCCGTCCCATGGGGAGTTGGTTGTGAAGTCGATCTCTTACAGGGACAGGGAGCTCGACCTCCTCGACCCTGGAAACTGTGTCCAAGAGGTGTTCCTGAACCTCAACCTCTCCCACACTCCCTTCATGTACTATTACTCCCTGAAGAGCTACAATTACATCAACTGTTCTAAACCTGTCGTCCCACGGAAATATTCTTCACCGGAAATCCCGTGCCTGAGTGGGCCCGGGTATCATGTCTATTCTGTCAGGAATTCTCCTTCTTCTGTGGCGGTGAATCAGTACCGTTCTTCCTCCTGCCGGCTGGTTAAAACAGTCGAGATCCCATTTCCGTACAGTCCGTACTTGTCTGATAGCAGTTTCGGGCTCAGGCTGAATTGGGAGTCGACTGGTTCGTGTAAAACCTGCACAGGAATAGGAAACAGAG GGGGAGAGGGAGGCTTGTTGATCAACCAGACTACAACAGCTCTAAGCATCACCATCGTTATTCTCTTCACAATGGCCACGGTCATATGGGTGAAGATCCACAAGTACATGGAGCAGGATGAAAACGCTGTTAATGCTGAGAAGCTACTCGATGATGGCAAAAGTCGAACAATAATCGCCGGATAA